From the Toxoplasma gondii ME49 chromosome VIIa, whole genome shotgun sequence genome, one window contains:
- a CDS encoding RNA recognition motif-containing protein (encoded by transcript TGME49_304760): MATTSLEEEEYMEGERDEGWGEAGEQRGGRLVVAQSRSVSRERELHAASFPVEYDGEDDSPYLQASERVASKRDEGDPEESDVDHEREERDACYGWESEKEGRPEAPDEGSAASRDEDAEARDDGEGGRQEGREEDVGENEGEETAEDLEETRRDDEDSLTISGEKGNDSDPIDERKVFVGNTPLAVREPSVERIFGEFGKLSEIKIFKHFLHLTYDDATAATRAVEELNDKEVWGAQIVVEPLRPGAASQRPPGAGAARVVVSRGERDTGAPGVERGRGRGRSGAVAGRGKSAGSVAGARRGGRGRGGQAAGPGGKRLPFRVVCHNLDPRVHWQDLKDFGREAGEVNFTNVLHNQEGVRIGIIEYCSQEDMETALHELDGKRLFDARVEVRREEANASYPSFAEISSSLPPDSLIRPPSGRAPPGPKGASCRARGPPLRASFLDEEDPRAPPTFGGPRGAFPRGRRSSEGRGESAPLPRSARPALPPALNDSLAFGRVSPQREAPAGMPRREKARREKVLAPAAYPAVLPLRAPRRQPGPDEAFELQPFLNGSEACDPRYPGDKHACMEGEEVRPRDSRGSRRDEPSLHTGGFPFWRQGGEDSGARERDSLPSSRERREKDEAESGRPHRRCFYVDCAGTGRVDSAGLGKEKANLNGRLHARGPAEDMSRSHREEEGDARGPKRRRNDFEFMGPPVLPPPTGGPTVILPPPSGPSQTWEFGPGPERLRGGDDGFGTERRRREGDLDLARSRRERDPAPYGASGDKLAWRGRAGKGPAGPKTLDGFPLETVDQGRPNGVFGVGGESKHAEFRYADRGREREGEPHPSSPFRGPRGDPRGLAVVGSVRGGPGGDFRDDEMSAQRRRRPGGRGGAADWRRDPEGPDVFQPFRPHSNRLDHGAEVPCVGRERDRGRGEEDDQRRGDFGRDLDRRAEVPFDDWGQSRREGGLKYEASPHAPLGPRGKRGEKGGGLDFSFPVDKPRHIYAADDGGAPLAPGLEAGPVREREAYLGGGEDERRARRNEHAGPSFLRRDREEDLRRREGRRGEELLHEEVPPAAGARLLGDDRRRSVSLGRRYDVGVDGDRRDRGRPERGYFLGAPHHGREEPGDDGVYRGDRERSAKKPRREEDGSFSREFRGAPGPRGPDRLPVQRADCNMYEARDLGREELFAHPLPGSQYPPQFGNPGLGGSLGRSMRRDEDRRKEEEGLGGPCARGLMPNRGGRGDNAVAKGYSHLHPQGPPCFPTGTGRSGRGLDRDDEGESADGRGRFFERDPEMFRPVRGRECDREYIHLSRQREDMRMMERPYVSREEGRRGGRGADREGDGALGYRDELRHH, from the exons aTGGCGACAACCTCgctggaggaggaagagtacatggagggagagagagacgaagggtgGGGAGAGGCTGGTGAGCAGAGAGGGGGCCGACTCGTTGTCGCGCAGAGTCGGAGCGTGAGCCGAGAGCGGGAGTTGCATGCGGCGTCTTTTCCAGTTGAGTAcgatggagaagacgactcGCCTTATCTCCAGGCCTCTGAGAGAGTGGCGAGCAAGCGAGATGAAGGAGACCCCGAGGAAAGCGACGTGGACCACGAGCGAGAGGAGCGGGACGCTTGCTACGGCTGGGAGTCTGAAAAGGAAGGCAGGCCAGAGGCTCCAGACGAGGGATCTGCCGCCTccagagacgaagatgcCGAAGCTCGCGATGATGGCGAAGGAGGGCGTCAGGAAGGCCGAGAGGAGGACGTAGGCGAGaacgagggcgaggagactgcagaagacctcgaggagacacgccgcgacgacgaagactcGCTCACGAtttctggagagaagggaaacgaCTCCGACCCAATTGATGAAC GCAAAGTTTTCGTCGGAAACACTCCTCT CGCGGTGCGCGAACCGAGCGTCGAGCGAATCTTTGGAGAGTTCGGGAAGCTCAGCGAGATCAAGATCTTCAAGCATTTTCTCCACCTGACCTATGACGACGCTACAGCCGCCACTCGCGCAGTCGAGGAACTGAACGACAAAGAGGTGTGGGGTGCACAG attGTCGTGGAACCTCTGCGGCCGGGGGCTGCCTCTCAGCGTCCGCCAGGGGCAGGAGCTGCTCGCGTCGTTGTGTCTcggggcgagagagacactggcGCCCCAGGAGTTGAGCGCGGAAGAGGCCGTGGCCGTTCGGGCGCGGTCGCGGGGCGCGGGAAGTCCGCCGGGAGCGTCGCGGGGGCGCGTCGGGGCGGGCGCGGCCGGGGGGGCCAGGCGGCAGGGCCCGGAGGAAAGAGGCTGCCTTTTCGAGTT GTCTGCCACAACCTTGATCCGCGAGTCCACTGGCAAGATCTGAAGGACTTTGGGAGAGAAG ctgGAGAGGTGAATTTTACAAATGTCCTTCACAACCAAGAAGGCGTCCGCATAGG CATCATTGAATACTGTAGTCAAGAAGATATGGAGACCGCGTTGCATGAGCTGGACGGCAAGCGTTTGTTTGACGCTCGGGTGGAGGTTCGCCGTGAAGAGGCAAATGCGTCGTATCCGTCGTTTGCGGAgatctcctcttcgcttccgccgGATTCTCTGATACGGCCTCCGTCAGGTAGGGCGCCTCCGGGTCCGAAAGGGGCCTCGTGTCGGGCGCGCGGCCCGCCGCTTCGtgcctctttcctcgacGAGGAAGATCCACGAGCTCCGCCGACCTTCGGCGGGCCCCGCGGGGCATTCCCACGCGGGCGGCGCAGCTCCGAAGGCCGAGGCGAGtcggcgcctctcccgcgATCTGCGCGACCGGCGCTGCCCCCTGCCCTCAACGACAGCCTCGCCTTTGGGCGCGTGTCTCCGCAACGGGAGGCGCCCGCAGGGATGCCCCGCAGGGAAAAGGCCCGCCGGGAGAAGGTCCTCGCTCCAGCTGCGTACCCCGCGGTCCTTCCGCTCCGAGCcccgcggagacagccggGCCCGGACGAGGCCTTCGAGCTGCAGCCGTTCCTGAACGGGAGCGAAGCATGTGACCCCCGGTACCCTGGCGACAAGCACGCGTGCATGGAGGGCGAAGAGGTACGGCCGCGGGACTCGCGCGGGAGCCGCCGGGACGAGCCGTCTCTCCACACGGGGGGCTTTCCGTTCTGGAGACAAGGAGGGGAGGACAGCggcgcaagagagagagactctctGCCATCCTcacgagaaaggcgagagaaggacgaagccGAGAGCGGCAGGCCCCACCGACGGTGTTTCTACGTCGACTGTGCAGGGACGGGACGCGTGGATTCAGCTGGACtcgggaaggagaaagcgaactTGAATgggcgactgcatgcgcgcgggCCCGCGGAGGACATGAGCCGAAGCCAccgcgaagaggagggagacgcgcgcgGTCCAAAGCGGCGAAGAAACGACTTCGAGTTCATGGGGCCTCCCGTGCTCCCGCCCCCGACTGGGGGCCCGACGGTGATCCTGCCCCCGCCCTCGGGGCCCTCGCAAACCTGGGAGTTCGGGCCGGGCCCCGAGCGCCtccgaggaggagacgacggtTTCGGGacggagcgaagaagaagagaaggagatcTCGACCTCGCGCGCTCgcggcgcgagagagacccTGCGCCCTACGGCGCCTCGGGCGACAAGCTCGCGTGGCGCGGGCGGGCCGGTAAGGGACCCGCAGGGCCCAAGACCCTGGACGGCTTCCCGCTGGAGACAGTCGACCAGGGGCGCCCCAACGGAGTCTTTGGCGTGGGTGGCGAGAGCAAACACGCAGAGTTTCGATACGCGGATAGGGGCCGAGAACGGGAAGGTGAGCCGCACCCGTCGTCGCCCTTCCGGGGGCCGCGCGGCGACCCCCGGGGCCTGGCAGTAGTGGGTTCTGTTCGCGGGGGCCCAGGAGGGGACTTCCGAGACGACGAGATGTCTGCGCAGCGCCGCAGAAGACCGGGGGGCCGCGGCGGCGCGGCAGACTGGCGAAGAGATCCCGAGGGCCCGGACGTCTTCCAACCGTTCCGGCCCCACAGCAATAGATTGGACCACGGGGCAGAGGTCCCATGTgtggggagagagcgagaccgGGGCAGGGGCGAGGAGGACGACCAGCGAAGAGGGGACTTCGGTCGCGACTTGGACAGACGCGCGGAAGTCCCCTTCGACGACTGGGGCCAGAGCCGGAGAGAGGGTGGCTTGAAGTACGAGGCGTCTCCACATGCACCTCTCGGACCCAGAGGGAAGCGGGGTGAGAAGGGTGGCGGCCTCGATTTCTCCTTTCCAGTGGATAAACCGAGGCATATTTACGCAGCCGACGACGGCGGAGCCCCCCTTGCGCCGGGCCTGGAGGCGGGACCCGTGCGCGAGCGAGAGGCGTATCTGGGAGGCGGAGAGGATGAGCGGCGGGCGAGGCGAAACGAACACGCAGGGCCGTCCTTTCTCCGCAGAGATCGCGAGGAGGACTTGAGGCGACGCGAGGGCAGACGCGGAGAGGAGCTGCTTCACGAGGAAGTCCCGCCGGCGGCCGGCGCGCGGCTTCTCGGCGATGACAGGAGACGAAGTGTCTCCTTGGGGAGGCGTTACGACGTGGGCGTGGATGGGGACCGAAGGGACAGAGGCAGACCCGAACGCGGGTACTTCCTTGGCGCGCCTCACCATGGTCGAGAGGAGCCAGGCGACGACGGGGTATATCGAGGCgaccgagagaggagcgcgaagaagccgcgaagagaagaagacgggtCCTTCAGCCGGGAGTTCCGAGGGGCACCTGGGCCGCGAGGCCCCGACAGGCTTCCTGTCCAGCGAGCAGACTGTAATATGTATGAGGCGAGAGATTTaggcagagaggagctgTTTGCGCACCCGCTTCCGGGCTCACAGTACCCTCCTCAATTCGGAAATCCAGGTTTGGGCGGCAGTCTCGGACGATCGATGAGGCGAGACGAggacaggagaaaagaagaagagggccTCGGTGGACCGTGCGCGCGGGGCCTGATGCCGAACAGGGGCGGACGCGGAGACAATGCCGTTGCGAAAGGCTACTCGCACCTCCACCCGCAAGGCCCTCCGTGTTTTCCTACGGGGACGGGCCGTAGTGGCCGGGGCCTGGACAGGGACGATGAGGGCGAGAGCGCGGACGGCCGAGGGCGGTTCTTCGAGAGAGATCCTGAGATGTTTAGGCCTGTGCGTGGACGTGAATGCGACAGAGAGTATATCCATCTGTcccgacagcgagaagacatGCGAATGATGGAGAGACCGTATGtgtcgcgagaagaaggccgcaGAGGCGGGCGAGGCGCAGACCGCGAGGGCGACGGAGCGCTCGGGTATCGCGACGAGCTGCGGCATCACTAG
- a CDS encoding ubiquitin-conjugating enzyme subfamily protein (encoded by transcript TGME49_304770) — translation MSIPKRIEKETQNLASEPPPGITAQPEPNNYRHFKILMGGPVGTPYEGGQYKLELFLPEAYPMEPPKVRFLTKIYHPNIDALGRICLDILKDKWSPALQIRTVLLSIQALLSAPEPDDPLDTRVADHFKNNRQDAELMARQWNEMYAGQQSIVID, via the exons ATGTCGATTCCCAAGCGTAttgagaaggaaacgcagaaccTCGCCAGCGAACCTC CGCCTGGCATCACGGCGCAACCAGAGCCGAACAACTACCGTCACTTTAAAATTCTCATGGGGGGACCCGTCGGGACGCCCTACGAAG GCGGCCAGTATAAACTCGAGCTCTTCCTTCCTGAGGCGTACCCCATGGAACCGCCCAAGGTTCGTTTTCTGACGAAGATCTACCACCCGAACATC GACGCACTTGGGCGGATTTGCCTGGACATTTTGAAGGACAAGTGGAGCCCCGCTCTGCAAATCCGCACCGTCTTGCTCTCCATCCAGGCGCTCCTGTCGGCTCCCGAGCCGGACGACCCTCTTGACACGCGCGTCGCGGACCACTTCAAAAACAACCGCCAAGACGCCGAACTTATGG CGCGTCAGTGGAATGAGATGTACGCGGGACAACAGTCGATTGTGATCGACTAG